Genomic window (Pseudothauera hydrothermalis):
GACGAGAGCAGCTCCAGTCCGGCGAAGGGGCCGGTGGTGACGAGTGGATGAGTGGGGCGAGTCATGGGCGCGGTCTGGGTGAGCTGTGTTGATTCATAGCAAGACCCACGCCAGCATCGCCAAACTACTTCAACTCCCGCAGCTCGCGCTTGAGGGCATCGATATTGCGCTGATGCTGTGCGACCTTTTCCTTGAACGGCGCCAGGCGGTCGAGTACGCGCTGGTAATTGCGCTCGTCGCCATGACGCACGGCTTCCTGTTCGGCCAGCGCTTTTTGCGCGTCGGCCAGCGCGGCTTCTTCCTGCGCCAGTTCGTTTTCCAATATCTGGCGGCGCGATTGGTCGCGCTGGCGCTGGAGATCTGGATTGACCCGCGGGAAGTTCGGTGAGGCGGCCGCCGGCGACGGGCTGGGGCGGGCCGCTGGCGCGGGCACCGTGGACACCGCTTGGTCCAGGGACAACGGCTTGCAACCTTTGGTGACCGTCCGGTCGTTGGTGTACGTGACCCGCCCTTCGTCATCGACGCATTTATAAACCTGTGCGTGCGCCGAGGCGGCTAGGAAAGTAAGCAGTAGAAGCAGTCGGTGCATCGGTAGTATGGCCGGGTGAAATACGCTGGGAATATGACTAACGGTTGGTCGCGGTGGTTCTGCGAGCCGGCCACAGGATTAGACCCGATAAAAAAGGGACGGGCAATGCCCGTCCCTGCTCTGGCGACTGAACGGCCTGGATTACAGGCTGTAGTACATGTCGAATTCCACCGGGTGGGTGGTTACGCGCAGGCGGTTGACTTCCTCGGATTTGAGCTCGATGTAAGCATCCAGGAAGTCATTGGAGAACACGCCGCCGCGGGTCAGGAACTCGCGATCCTTGTCCAGCTCGGCCAGTGCCTGATCCAGGCTGAAGCACACGGTCGGGATCTTGGCGTCTTCTTCCGGCGGCAGGTCGTAGAGGTTTTTGTCGGCCGGATCGCCCGGATGGATCTTGTTCTGGATGCCGTCCAGACCGGCCATCAGCAGCGCGGCAAAGCACAGATAGGGGTTGGCGGCCGGGTCCGGGAAACGCGACTCGATGCGACGGCCCTTGGGGTTGGCCACATACGGGATGCGGATCGAGGCCGAGCGGTTGCGGGCGGAGTAGGCCAGCTTGATCGGCGCTTCATAGTGCGGCACCAGGCGCTTGTAGGAGTTGGTCGCCGGGTTGGTGATCGCGTTCAGCGCCTTGGCATGCTTGATGATGCCGCCGATGTAGTACAGCGCGGTCTCGGACAGGCCGGCGTAGCCGTTGCCGGCAAAAAGATTCTGGCCGTCTTTCCAGATCGACTGGTGCACATGCATGCCGGAGCCGTTGTCGCCGACGATCGGCTTGGGCATGAAG
Coding sequences:
- a CDS encoding DUF4124 domain-containing protein, which produces MHRLLLLLTFLAASAHAQVYKCVDDEGRVTYTNDRTVTKGCKPLSLDQAVSTVPAPAARPSPSPAAASPNFPRVNPDLQRQRDQSRRQILENELAQEEAALADAQKALAEQEAVRHGDERNYQRVLDRLAPFKEKVAQHQRNIDALKRELRELK